The Marinomonas profundi DNA segment AGAGGCCGTCAGGCAGGCTACCAAGGGGTGTTGTCCATAGGTCGAGTGCAAACCCCAGTGTTGGGCTTAGTCGCTGCTCGAGACAAAGAACGAGACGCCTTTGTGCCCAAAGACTTCTATCAGGTATGGGCTAGCGTTCAAACGCCACAAGGTGTGATGTTTCAAGCGAAATGGCGGCCAAGTGAGGCCTGCCAACCCTATATGGATGAAGAGAATCGCGTGCTGAGTTTGCCTCTTGCGCAAAATGTTGCCCAACGTATTAGCAATCAACCCGCTATTGTGGTTGAAGCAAACTACAAACAAAAAAAGCAAACGCCGCCACTGCCCTATAGCTTGTCAGTCCTGCAAATTGATGCTGCCAAGGCGTTTTCTCTTTCGGCGCAACAAGTATTAGACACTTGCCAAGCACTGTATGAACGCCATCAAATAATCACTTACCCAAGGTCAGACTGCCGCTATTTGCCCACGCTGCAACACAAGGACGCGCCAGCCATTATCGCCGCGCTCGCTCGATCAGGAGGCGACCTTCAACAAGGCGCCCAAAACGCCGACGCATCACGAAAAAGCAAAGCCTGGAATGACAAACAAGTCACCGCTCACCATGCCATTATCCCAACCACTCAAGCCCATAAAGCGGCAACACTATCCAAAACCGAAGCCTTGGTGTTTGGCTTAATTGCTCGCCAATATCTTATGCAATTTTATCCTGAATACGATTATCTCGCGTCCTACATTAAACTCGACATTGCTGGCGGACAATTTGAAGCCAAGGGAAGCACGCCCATCGCATTGGGTTGGAAAGCGCTTTTACCGACGAAAAACCAAACCAAAGACCCAGAAGATGAAAACCAAAACGCCCTGCCAAAGTTAAGCAAAAATGACGAACTTTGGTGTCGCCACGGCCAAGTACAAGAAAAAGTCACCACGGCGCCAGCAGCCTTTACCGATGCAACGTTATTAGCCGCGATGACAGGCATCAGCCGATTTGTGAGCAATAAAGATATTCGCGCCATCTTGAAAGAGACCGACGGCTTGGGCACAGAGGCCACTCGGGCCAGCATTATCGAACTGCTTTTTAAACGCGGCTTTCTGATACGCCAAGGCAAACAGATTCACGCCAGCCAAACAGGTCGTGCTTTTATAGACTGCCTACCAGAACAGCTAGTCACTCCCGACATGACGGCCCAGTGGGAATCCGCCCTGAATGGCATCAGCTTAGGGGAAGCCAGCTATCAAGCTTTTATGGAGAGCTTAGAAAGCAATTTACAGCAATTACTCAGTGCTTCTCGGGACATGCCAACATCGGCATTACAAAACCTCCCCGCCTCCACAAAAAACCCGTTTGCTAAGCGAAAAAGCTCAACCAAGAAAAGGACAACGAGCACAAGAAAGACAACGAGCACGAAAAGCCCAGCCACAACAACAAAAAGACGCCCGAAAGCGTCTTCTTAAAAGCTTTATTTTCAACACCATGGCTCTTTATGACCTATTAGCCAAGCGCTAACCAAACACCCACGCCAATCATCAAGGAGCCAGCAATGCGATTCATAATACGCACATTGCCACTTTGCATCAGGATGGCTTTCAAGGTTCTGCCGCCCGCGGCGTAAATTAACAAACAAATTAATTCTAACGTCAAAATGATCGCAATCAGTACCGTAAGCTGGCTGGCCAAAGGCTGGCTAGTGTCCAAAAAAGGCGGTAATAAAGCCACAAAAAACGCCCAGCCTTTCGGGTTAGCAATCGCGGTCACGAAGCCTTGTGAAATAAGTTCAAAACGTGAAGCCGGTTTTCCCGTCTCATCCATTTTGATCGCCATTTTGCCTTTAGATAACCACATTTGTAGGCCAATAAAAGCCAAATAAGCGCCGCCGATATACTTTAAAAGCATAAACACACTGGGATAATTTAATAATAAAGCCGCCACGCCAATGGCCGATAAAATCGCCACCATCGCCACGCCAACAAGCTCACCCAGCATCATCCAAAGCGCACGTTTAACGCCAATGGTCATGCCCAACGTCATGGCTAACGTCATACACATACCGGGTGTGATGGAAACAAAAAAGAAGGTCGGCACAAAAGCCGAAAGAAGCGCTAAATTCACAAAAAGTCCTTATCAGAAATAGAGTACCAAGGTGGGAAAAATCGCATTATTTTAGGCAACTAGCAAGAGGCGATAGCAAAGAACGTAGCGGACGATAACACGAAAGACAAAAATGAATAACCGCGCGATAAAATGACTCGATAGGACGCCACTTTGTGCGTTATAACACACACATTAAAAGTGCTTTTTCGCCTTAAAAGTCGAGTCCTCAATAAACTTACTCCATTCGTCATCCAACTCGTTTTCGGCTTGATCGGTCATGCTTTTGGTCACTTCTTCCTCGGATTGCTGCAAAGCTAAATCCTCCTCAATTTCTTTTAGTACATCCTTATACCTCTGTATTGTCGGTTGAGCTTCTGCAGCGTCTTTAATCGGCGTTAACTGTGACAGCGCTTCTTTGTACATATCAATCGCCACCCTCATTTGCCCACTCAAAAACGCTTTACGTGCAAGATACGCGTGATAGTCAGCATTCACTTTATAATGATAAAAATTAAAAAGTTTGCTGTAACGATTCGCGACATCAGGGGCGATGGTTTTTTCTTTATGAGAAGCAACCAAAAAGGATTTAAACGACTCCAGTAGCCGTTTCACTTCAATGATTAACAGCTCATCATTAATAGGTTTGGCACGTCTTTTTTGTTTACTGGTTTGAAACTCAGTCATTTCTTCCGCTAAATGCCCACGACGGCGTGTCAGCGTGGGGTCCGGTTGCAATTGCAATAACTGGTCATAAATTGTAATCATTCGAGAAAAGAGCCACAAACGCAGGTCTTTTGGCTGATATTGAGGAGGCATATCATCAAGATAACGCCGCACTTGACGCAGTTGATTATTCAGCGCGGCCACTTTACGCAGTCTTTCTAATCGCGCTTGCTCTTTCAACTGCAACGCAATAGCAAAGGCAATAAACCCACCAATAACGAGTAAAAGTACAGTAATGGTAACAGCGGTCATATTGTATGTCGTTTACCCTAATCAGGTTTATACCAAATCGCCTGCCGTTCTCTTTACAAAGATAGACAGAAACATCTAATGTATTTTTTTTATTTGAGACGTTTACCAAGCTGTATGAACACTAATATTTTATCAAAAGCCTCTATTCTTATATAACATAGATCCCACCATTAAAACAAAAAAAGACCAGATAATCTGATCTTTTTTGGTTTGCCACTTATACGGTTAACGCGAGACTGAAAAACCAAGCAACATGTAAAAAATCATTGCCGAAAGTAACGCTGAAGCAGGCACAGTAATAACCCATGCTGCCGCAATACGTAATAACGCAGAGCGTTTGACCAATTCTTTTTTCGTGGCTCTTTTCAGGCTCTTACGCTCCTGAGACGAAATAGGTGAGGATGTTTGAGCGGCTTTCAGCTCTTTCAAAATAACACGTTTCTCTTCCACATCCGCCAATTTGAAGCGTTTTACAAATTCTTGCGTCTGTTGTCCATCATGGCCTGCAGACGTTGAATGAGCAACAATAGAAGCTAATTTTTTCTCGTAGGATTGTTTTAAATACTCACGTAAAAACCCTACCCCAAAAATCCCCCCTACTGCAATATGAGTAGAACTGACTGGCAATCCCAACTGAGAAGCAATAATAACAGTAATCGCTGCGGCCATCGCGACACAAAAGGCTCTGGTTTTATCCAGTTCTGTAATCTCGGAACCAACAGTTTTAATCAACTTAGGGCCGAACAAAGCTAGCCCAACCGCAATACCAACCCCACCGATAATCATTACCCATAGCGGTATAGTGGCTTTTCCGGAAACGGTTCCTGTCATCAAGGCATCATTAATCGCGGCAAGAGGCCCAATCGCATTGGCCACGTCATTGGCACCATGAGCAAAACTCAATAACGCCGCTGACACAATCAATGGAATGGTAAACAAATCATTCACTGCGTCTTTACTGTTTGCTAGCGCCGTCGCCGCTTTGTCGACAATTGGACGAACAACAAAATACACCGTCAAAGCAATCGCAAAACCTATCATGGCAGCGGTGGTAAAATCCAGCTTCCACAGTTTGCTCAAGCCTTTCAGGATCAAATAGGTGGAAAAAGCCCACATCATAAACCCTACCAAAAGCGGCACAACTTTTCGAGCGGCATCAATCATATCGCTTTTATAGGTAATGGCGCGCTTGATGTACATCAAGAACAGCGCTGCGATTACGCCGCCCATCACGGGGGAAATAACCCAACTGGCAACAATAGCAATCATCTGGTCCCAATTAGCAATATTCCAACCACCCGCTGCGATACCGCCACCCAGCACACCACCGACAATCGAATGCGTAGTAGAAACAGGCGCACCAAGATAAGTCGCTAAATTCAACCAAATGGCCCCAGCGAGCAAGGCCGCCATCATCACCCAAATAAAGGTTTCCGCGTCAGCAATAGCATTAGGGTTAATAATGCCATTTTTAATGGTACCGACGACATTACCGCCGGCAATAAGAGCGCCTGCGGCTTCGAATATAGCCGCAATCACAATTGCGCCTGTCATCGACAATGCTTTTGAACCTACGGCAGGACCGACGTTATTGGCAACATCATTGGCACCAATATTGACCGCCATGTACGCGCCAATGGCGGCGGCAATAGCCAAAGTAGATAAGTTAGAAATCCCCATACCATTAGTCGATGCGTAAAAGCCAGACGCTAAAACAAAGGCCAATGCAATTAACACTCGAATATATTCGTGACCACTTAATAAACTAGATTCGTCTTTCTGATTACTTGTAAGATCCATAAGGGCTCTTTGATTGTGTGATTAATCTATTCCAAGCTGTTGATTGATAAAAGAAAGGCTTATTCAATCAACGACATGTTTTTCCCAACATATCAGGTAGGCTTGGCTCTCAATTCATCCTGTCATATTTTTGTCATTACTAAATTTCGCGCCATTTTACACTGGCTATCTAAAGATAAAAACCCCTATTCAGAGCAATCAAAATAGCACAGCAGAGTGCCTTCAGCGGCAACGGTGACAAAAATACTACATTAGTATGACACTTTTGTTACCAGTCATATTGAGAGCAAAAAAAGCACACTAGGTTCAACATTCAAGGCTCAACATTCAATGACATTAACAGCAAGCCCGCCGCGTGACGTTTCTTTGTACTTATCATTCATATCTCTTCCTGTGTCGCGCATGGTGCGAATCACCTTATCCAAAGAAACATAATGCGTGCCATCACCTCGCAACGCCATAGAAGCGGAGTTAATCGCCTTCATTGATGCCATGGCATTGCGCTCAATACAAGGCACCTGTACCAGACCGCCAATAGGGTCACAGGTCAAACCCAAATTGTGTTCCATGCCGATTTCAGCGGCATTTTCAACCTGTTCAGGTGAGCCACCCGTTGCCGCCGCCAAGCCCGCCGCCGCCATTGCACAAGCGGAGCCAACTTCGCCCTGACAACCTACCTCGGCCCCCGAAATAGACGCATTTTCTTTAAACAGCAAACCAATCGCCGCCGCCGTCAGGAAGAAATCAATCACCCCCGCTTCACTAGAACGAGGACAAAACTCCCAATAATAATGCAACACCGCCGGAATAATGCCCGCCGCCCCATTCGTCGGCGCCGTCACCACGCGTCCACCAGCGGCATTTTCTTCATTCACCGCCAGAGCATAAAGATTGACCCAGTCCATCGCCCCCAGCGAAGGCGTAATCATATCCATACGAGTTTTGCTGGTTAAATCTCGGTGCAAACTGGCGGCTCTGCGTTTCACTTTTAAACCACCAGGCAATATGCCTTCATTACGAATACCTTGCTGTACGCACTCTCTCATGACAGACCAAATAGAGAGAATGCCCTGTTTGATTTCGGCTTCGGTGCGCCAAGTTTTTTCATTCTCCATCATGATCTGCGCAATGCTTTTATCTTGCTCTCGGCAAAGCTGAATCAGCGTTTCGGCGCTATGAAAAACATGCGGCAGTTCTGTGGCGTCTTCCACTATCGCCACATTACCATGCTCGTCTTCTTGAACAATAAAGCCCCCGCCAACAGAATAAAACGTTGCTTGATGAATCACTTCACCAGCGGCATCAAACGCCACCAACACCATACCATTAGCGTGAAAATCCAAACGATCAATACGGTGGAAAATTAAATCGGTCGCAACATCAATGTGAATACTCTGTTGAGATAACAAATTCAGCTGCGACGCGGCTTCTATTTGTTCGACACGCTCATTAACACGGCTTGGGTCAATCCGTTCAGGCAGCTCACCTTCAAGCCCCATCAGTACCGCCGTTCCCGTACCGTGTCCCTTGCCGGTGGCGCCAAGCGAACCGTACAAATCAATTTTTAAGCGATGCACTTGGGAAAGTAGATGCCGATTTTGCAATTGATGAGCAAACTGGTTAGCCGCGACCATCGGGCCAACGGTGTGCGAACTAGAGGGACCAATGCCCACTTTAAAAAGATCAAATAAACTGATTGCCATGGCCGTTTCCTCTGTCGACAAATACGTAAAAAACCTTAGCGCTTAAAAGACATAACGCCAGATCATTGGAAAACGAAATTAGCACTTATGAGACAAAGTTTCCAATAGGAAACAAGTATAGTGCAAAATAAATGACGCTCTATTCGAAAATAAGCACATTTTTGGCGCTTAGAGATCATTACAATATAGTGATAAAGCCAAGGAAAAGAAAAACCTTACAGACGCGGCATAAAAAAGCCAAAAGAACATGTCATGCTCTTTTGGCTTTTTCGCTATCCGTTAGGCTTTATGATCAGATCAAAAGAACCCAAGAGGATTGATGTCATAGCTTACCAACATATTTTTGGTTTGCTGGTAATGCTCTAACGCCATTTTATGGGTTTCACGACCCACGCCGGATTTTTTGTAACCCCCAAAAGCAGAATGCGCAGGATACTGGTGATAACAGTTCATCCAAACACGACCGGCTTCTAGGTTGCGTCCCATACGATAAGCAAGGTTAGTGTCTCGAGTCCACACTCCAGCGCCCAAGCCGAATTCGCTGTCATTGGCAATCGCGAGGGCTTCTGCTTCGTCTTTAAAGGTGGTCACACTCACCACTGGGCCGAAGATTTCTTCTTGGAAAATGCGCATTTCATTCGACCCTTTAAACAAGGTTGGCTGTACATAAAAACCTTGATTCAAACCATCGACAGATTCAATGCCACCGCCTATTAGCAATTCCGCCCCTTCTTTTTTGCCAATCTCGATATAGCTCATGATTTTATCAAATTGCTCTTTGGACGCTTGAGCCCCCACTTGCACATCGGTATCCAGAGGATTGCCGCGCTTAATGGTTTTCGTGCGCTCAATGACCAAGGCCATAAAATCATCATA contains these protein-coding regions:
- a CDS encoding DNA topoisomerase III, with the protein product MILYIAEKPSLARAIAAALPSPQKKEEGCIWLPNGDCISWCIGHLLEQAEPHQYNPAYKSWSLDHLPIIPIDWQWQEKANTKKQLGILKKLIKKATLLVHAGDPDREGQLLVDEVLHYTKVPAQKLKNTQRLLVNDLTPSAIKKALSNLRSNNEFAALSRSALGRARADWLFGLNLTRAYTIRGRQAGYQGVLSIGRVQTPVLGLVAARDKERDAFVPKDFYQVWASVQTPQGVMFQAKWRPSEACQPYMDEENRVLSLPLAQNVAQRISNQPAIVVEANYKQKKQTPPLPYSLSVLQIDAAKAFSLSAQQVLDTCQALYERHQIITYPRSDCRYLPTLQHKDAPAIIAALARSGGDLQQGAQNADASRKSKAWNDKQVTAHHAIIPTTQAHKAATLSKTEALVFGLIARQYLMQFYPEYDYLASYIKLDIAGGQFEAKGSTPIALGWKALLPTKNQTKDPEDENQNALPKLSKNDELWCRHGQVQEKVTTAPAAFTDATLLAAMTGISRFVSNKDIRAILKETDGLGTEATRASIIELLFKRGFLIRQGKQIHASQTGRAFIDCLPEQLVTPDMTAQWESALNGISLGEASYQAFMESLESNLQQLLSASRDMPTSALQNLPASTKNPFAKRKSSTKKRTTSTRKTTSTKSPATTTKRRPKASS
- a CDS encoding LysE family translocator; translation: MNLALLSAFVPTFFFVSITPGMCMTLAMTLGMTIGVKRALWMMLGELVGVAMVAILSAIGVAALLLNYPSVFMLLKYIGGAYLAFIGLQMWLSKGKMAIKMDETGKPASRFELISQGFVTAIANPKGWAFFVALLPPFLDTSQPLASQLTVLIAIILTLELICLLIYAAGGRTLKAILMQSGNVRIMNRIAGSLMIGVGVWLALG
- a CDS encoding inorganic phosphate transporter; this encodes MDLTSNQKDESSLLSGHEYIRVLIALAFVLASGFYASTNGMGISNLSTLAIAAAIGAYMAVNIGANDVANNVGPAVGSKALSMTGAIVIAAIFEAAGALIAGGNVVGTIKNGIINPNAIADAETFIWVMMAALLAGAIWLNLATYLGAPVSTTHSIVGGVLGGGIAAGGWNIANWDQMIAIVASWVISPVMGGVIAALFLMYIKRAITYKSDMIDAARKVVPLLVGFMMWAFSTYLILKGLSKLWKLDFTTAAMIGFAIALTVYFVVRPIVDKAATALANSKDAVNDLFTIPLIVSAALLSFAHGANDVANAIGPLAAINDALMTGTVSGKATIPLWVMIIGGVGIAVGLALFGPKLIKTVGSEITELDKTRAFCVAMAAAITVIIASQLGLPVSSTHIAVGGIFGVGFLREYLKQSYEKKLASIVAHSTSAGHDGQQTQEFVKRFKLADVEEKRVILKELKAAQTSSPISSQERKSLKRATKKELVKRSALLRIAAAWVITVPASALLSAMIFYMLLGFSVSR
- a CDS encoding L-serine ammonia-lyase; the protein is MAISLFDLFKVGIGPSSSHTVGPMVAANQFAHQLQNRHLLSQVHRLKIDLYGSLGATGKGHGTGTAVLMGLEGELPERIDPSRVNERVEQIEAASQLNLLSQQSIHIDVATDLIFHRIDRLDFHANGMVLVAFDAAGEVIHQATFYSVGGGFIVQEDEHGNVAIVEDATELPHVFHSAETLIQLCREQDKSIAQIMMENEKTWRTEAEIKQGILSIWSVMRECVQQGIRNEGILPGGLKVKRRAASLHRDLTSKTRMDMITPSLGAMDWVNLYALAVNEENAAGGRVVTAPTNGAAGIIPAVLHYYWEFCPRSSEAGVIDFFLTAAAIGLLFKENASISGAEVGCQGEVGSACAMAAAGLAAATGGSPEQVENAAEIGMEHNLGLTCDPIGGLVQVPCIERNAMASMKAINSASMALRGDGTHYVSLDKVIRTMRDTGRDMNDKYKETSRGGLAVNVIEC